The genomic DNA CAAGACAACCACCAAACTAAACAAGTACGCTGCCAATGACCCTACCGCGATCAGCGAGAACATATTCAAGTTCAAGCTGCGGAATGACTTTGCGCCGCGAACTAACAGAGGCCAACCGCACCAAAAGACGACTGGGGTCGCCAGGGCAAACTGCAACCATCCCAACGCAGTTGGGGTGATCCAGTCGGTGACTTGCATCCCAATCATCGGCCCCATCGCGATCACCAAAAGGGGAATCGACAATGCAGCCCCGATCCAGAAACGTCGTTTCATGTCCGAGTATTGTTCGTCATCCTCGGGACCGGACATGTCAACCAATTTGGGCTCCAAATCCATTCCGCAAATCGGACAATCACCCGGCCCCACTTGCTCAATTTCGGGGTGCATCGGACAGGTGTAGATTGCGTCTGGGTCTGAGGGCGGGTCGCTCGACGTGGGCATTGTCCGACCACCGCAACAGGAAGCCGGCGACGACGTTCCATCGACGTCGGATATCGAATCTTCACCACAGCAAGAAGACTTGCTCGCCGATTCTTTCTGAGCCCGCTTAGCCAGAACTCCAGCGGGATCCTTCTTGAACTTGTCTAGACACCCATCGCTACAAAACACGTAGCGCACACCTTCAAAATCCACCGAACGAGGACTATCGGCCCGCACCTTCATCCCGCACACCGGATCAATTTTCGTCTCAGCGTCGGCAATGGGTAGTGAGTTCATGCGTCTTTCGGCGTGGTCCATCGTTTCTCCAAGCTGTCAACAAGTTATTCCCAGGATACACTCCTTTTCGCATGCAACTCACATTCCGAAATAACAGCGATTCTTCCCCAATTCGGTTTCGCTCCAACAACCGACGAAACAAACCATCAGCGGACGCGCAATCGTCCCTGTGAATGTCGGTGGACTCAGCGATGGTGCATTCTTTGACCCACACGCTATCTGACATTCACAAGGCCTATGCTGCAAACCATTGCATCACGGCCATTATTTTCTTGCCGTTGTAACGTTATACCAGTTCAATCGTGACAAGCCCGACTTTGATCGAGATGCTTGGTTGGTGATGACTGCACAAGGTCAAGATTGCGTGATCCACGGTCGAGACGATGCTGCGTCTATCCCACCAAGCATTGCGACGTTTAGTTGAATCGCAGACCAAGATTATCAAGGTCATAATGCGTATCGCAAATTTGGCTCTGCAAGCGTCGTGGATGTAGGATTACTCAAAATCTTCTGTACAACTCATTTCATTGCGCAGGCTTCATTGCGCTCGATCAAAACCGACACTATTTTTGGACAAGTTGAACAGCATGAGCATTATTGACGACTTCAAGAAATTCGCACTTCGCGGCAACATGGTCGACTTGGCAATTGGCTTCACGGTGGGTAGTGCATTCACGACCGTCGTCAAGTCGCTTGTGAACGATGTCATCATGCCACCAATTGGCATGGTCACGGGCAACGCAGACTTTAGCGATTTGTTCTGGGTCATCCAGATGCCTGACGGTGTAGAAAGACCCAGCGGAGGCTTTCAAACGTTGCAGGCGGCGCAAGACGCGGGGGCGGTAACGTTGAACTACGGTCAGTTTTTCAACAACTGTTTGGCACTGCTAATCGTCGCCATGGCGATGTTCGCAATCATCCGGTTGGTCAACCGCTTGGACGACCAACTGGACGAAGCTTTCGGCGACAAACCGCCCGCCAGTGAACCGACGGAAAAGAAATGTGATTTTTGCCGCACGACGATTGCCTACCGAGCGTCCCGATGCCCCAATTGCACATCGGAGCTAGAGGTGCCGGCGACCGTCATTTCAGACGACAGCATTGCCGGCCAACGGTAGTCGAATGAGGTGGCAACATCGCGTACCGCAGTTTCGCGAAGACTCCGTTTCATCTGAGATCCGTGAACACAACGTTCGCTGGTTCGCAAGTTCGTTCTCGCTTTAATCCAGCAAAAACAGTCCGTGTTTTGCGATCTAAACACAGAACGCTGTAAGCACCTTAACCTTTTGCTCGACGAACGATCAAAACGAGGGCTGTTACAATTGAGCATGATCTTATCCAAACCGCTCATCGAAATCGGAATCATTGTTGCCGGTTTGCTAGATGAAATCGACGAACAAGCAACCAGTCTCGCGGTGAAGAGTACTTTAAGCTTTCTTCAGGATCACTTTCCGGACTTCGAATTTGATCTCTTTATTGTCCGACGCCCAGAATTGGTTGACGCGAAGGTGGTACAGCCGAGCGTCCTTTTGCAGCGAGCCGTTGAGGAACGCGATTTCCGGCATTGGGACTATTCGTTCGTGCTAACCGACGCTGACCTCGACCGCTATTATTCGGCTCATTGTTTTGCGGCATTAAGCCGACCGCTTGATGCCGCCGTGCTGTCTTTCTCGTTAATTGATCCCGTTGCGGTGGGAGAAACGGCAGACGCGACGTCGCGAGTTCAACGAGTGGCCCATAGGCTCAGCCGTTTGATGCTTCACTCGCTCTCGCATTTGTCTGGACTTGGCGTTAGCGACGATCCAACAAACTTAATGTCGCGTCCTGCTGATGCCAAAGGTCTCGACGCAATGGAATCGCTTACCGAAGTCCAGATACTACAGCAACAACTTTCATTCATCGAAGTCGCGGACCAAAGACTCGAAGAATCCAGCGGACACCGGCTTAGCAAAACAGCCTTTGCGCTACGTGCCGCGTGGATCAATCATCGAGAAATCTTTGAAGCGATTGTTGCGGCACGACCTTGGCAGTTTCCTCGCCGATTGAGTGGCTTAACACTAGCGTCAGTATCGACAGTAGCCGTGTTGCTAATGACCGCTGAAGCATGGGATTTGGCGTTATCGGAAAGCTGGACTTGTCTTGCCCTGCTTTCCGTCACGGCTTGGTTGCTGACGACCGGATACGTCATCGTTCGCCAACAATTGTTAGTTCGGCATGGCAATCGAACCACCGAGCAATCGGTTGTCACCGCAGCATCGGCGATCGGGATTGTCGTTGTGGGAATGCTCGTCACATGGACGTGCCTGTGCTTGATCGGGATAACGGTCAGCGGCTCATTGTTCGGGGCCAACTTAATCGTTTCGTGGGCGGCATCGTCAGACCTGTCGCCGCAGGACGTAGGTGTGTTGCTAAAGATTAAGATGAGTTTATTTATCGCTTCTATTGGATTGCTCATAGGTGCACTCGGGGCCAGCTTCGAGTCCCAACACTACTTTCGCCATGTGATCTTTGTGGACGAAGAAGTCTGACGATGTTCTTATTTTCACCCGATCACCGACCCGACATTGCTACGCAACTGCGATGTATGCGTCACGCTGATCGCCCGTCGGTGTAAAACTACTGACCCAACCGAGCTTAGTCGTTGCTTGGGACGGCAGGAGTGGTTACGGGGCGCTGCAGCAGTTGAACTAGGTAGCAGGATCAAGTTTCGATAGTAAATCTACGATTCTGGTCGCAACGTTGGTGATGGCATTGGGTGCACCAAACGTTTGCTTGAGATTGTTCGCTCCTGAACACGCAACGAACTTGTACAATAAGGGGAACACAAGTTAGAGGAGATATATCATGGGTCACCATAAGAATACTCAACCGCGACGGACCTTCTTTAGGACCGCAGGCGCGACGGCAATCACGTTGTCATTGAGTGAGTTTCGATTCCTCGCACACCTGCCTACCGTGTCGGCTGCAGAAACGCAGTTGCCGCCCGATGCGGTTCAATTCACTCCGGACATCGAGCCGTTGGTCCGATTGTTAGAAGAGACGCCGCGAGAAAAGGTCATTAGGACTTTCGCGGATAAGATTCGATCGGGCACGAGCTACCGCGAAGTATTGGCAGCTTTGTTATTGGCGGGCGTACGAAATGTTGAGCCCCGTCCGAGCGTTGGATTCAAGTTCCACGCAGTATTAGTAGTGAATTCCGCGCATCTGGCCAGCTTGGCAGCACCGGACAACGATCGTTGGTTGCCAATATTTTGGGCGCTGGATTACTTCAAGTCATCCCAGGAACGAGACACACGCGAAAACGATTGGACAATGTCCGCTGTGGACGAATCCCGATTGCCACCGTCCCACCTCGCTCAAAAAGCTTTTCGTCGAGCGATGGACGCGTGGGACGTCGAAGCGGCCGATGCGGCAGTTGTTGCGATGTGTCGTTCCTCGAGCACCGGTGAAGTCTTTGATGCGCTGGCACATTATGGGTGTCGCGATTATCGAAGCATCGGGCATAAAGCTATTTACGTGGCAAATTCGTATCGAACGCTTCAGTGCATTGGTTGGCGCTATGCCGAACCGGTGTTGCGTTCGCTGACATATGCGTTACTCAACCATACTGGCGAACCGAATCCGTCTGAAAGCGACCTTGCCCCCGACAAGGCTTGGCGAGTGACGCAAGAGAATCTCGGCCTGCTCGACAGCAGTTGGGAACATGGCAACGTCGATCCCGAGGCAACGCTTTCGCTACTCGACACGTTGCGAACGGCTACGCCCAGCGAAGCGGTCGAGGCTACTGCGACTTTGCTTCGCCAAGGGATTGCCCCTCAATCGGTCAGTGATGCGTTGTTTTTATCTAGCGGTGAAATGCTTGGTCAGCAACCTGGCATTGTGTCCCTTCATTCGGCAACGACCACCAACGCATTGCAATACGCCTACCGAACCGCCTATCAGGACCGAACACGTCTTGAGGTGCTTTTGCAAAACGCTGCCTTCATTCCCCATTTTCGTGAGTCGATGAAAGCAAGAGGAGCGGTTTCAACCGAGCCCATTACGATTACTTCAGTGTCAGATTCCCACGATGGCGTTTCTAGCGTCGAAGAGATATTTAAGTCCGTATCGAACAATCGAAAACAGGCGTCCAAGCAAATTCAAGAATCCCTGGACGCTGGCAGTCAACCGGAATCGATCATGGACGCTGCTCGCCGCTTAGTGTTTCTGAAAGGCAATGACTCGCATGATTATAAATTTAGCTCGGCTGCGTTAGAGGACTTTTATGCCGTCTCGCCTCAATTCCGAAACGCCTACCTCGCACGTGCTGCGTATTTGCTGCCCGGTAGCGAAGATCGCGACAATGGACTGCTAGATCAAGTGCGAGAAGCACTTGGTTAAGGACAGATAGCCGAGTAGATGGTGCGCCGTCGACAAAAGGTAGAAGCGTACGCACTCATCATTTTAAATCTTTAAGCGTGCGGTTGCTAGAACTGACCGAGGCTTTCTCGCAATTGCTCGTTGTCCGTAGCTTCGCTCGCGGCTCTCATGTTTGCCTGCAACTTCAAGAGTGCCATCCGCGTTTGCAAGACCAAATTGTCGCGGTTAGTCAAATCTTGCCAGACCGATTGATTGGCGTCCAAATGGAATTGAACCCAGCGTGAGTCCTGAACGTGCTTAGATCGTTCCGACGTGTATTGATCAAGATTATTGCGACTTCGGATGTTGCGATCTCGCGTCGTGTTTGTTCGGTTGCCACT from Rubripirellula amarantea includes the following:
- the mscL gene encoding large conductance mechanosensitive channel protein MscL, with product MSIIDDFKKFALRGNMVDLAIGFTVGSAFTTVVKSLVNDVIMPPIGMVTGNADFSDLFWVIQMPDGVERPSGGFQTLQAAQDAGAVTLNYGQFFNNCLALLIVAMAMFAIIRLVNRLDDQLDEAFGDKPPASEPTEKKCDFCRTTIAYRASRCPNCTSELEVPATVISDDSIAGQR